In Massilia forsythiae, one DNA window encodes the following:
- a CDS encoding zinc-dependent alcohol dehydrogenase family protein encodes MRAYQILPGEGIDELRCVDLPRRELGVGEVRMRVHAVSLNYRDLMVASGNYLVTVDDPIVPCSDGAGEVLEVGPGVTRLQPGDRVTASFFPHWHDGPPTPNKIRHALGGDVDGMLAEEVVLPEDALVKVPAALTLLDASTMPCAGVTAWNAIFESSNQVKPGDTVLLLGTGGVSVLGLQLAHAAGLKTIITSSSDAKLQRAKELGAQHTINYRNVPEWQEAVLRATADAGADVVLEVGGQGTVNRSIAASAMGGTVAIIGGVSGFGGEVNPASLLAGAKRMVGIFVGSRAMLEAVMRFADGAALQPVIDRVFTFEQAPEAYRYMAAGAHFGKVVIALAP; translated from the coding sequence ATGCGGGCTTACCAGATTCTTCCCGGCGAAGGCATCGACGAACTGCGCTGCGTGGACCTGCCGCGGCGCGAACTGGGCGTCGGCGAGGTGCGCATGCGCGTGCACGCGGTATCGCTCAACTACCGCGACCTGATGGTCGCCAGCGGCAACTACCTGGTCACCGTGGACGATCCCATCGTGCCCTGCTCGGACGGCGCCGGCGAGGTGCTCGAAGTCGGACCCGGCGTGACGCGGCTGCAGCCGGGCGACCGGGTGACGGCCTCGTTCTTCCCGCACTGGCACGACGGCCCGCCCACGCCGAATAAAATCCGGCATGCGCTGGGCGGCGACGTCGACGGCATGCTGGCCGAGGAAGTGGTGCTGCCGGAAGACGCGCTGGTGAAGGTGCCGGCCGCGCTGACGCTGCTGGACGCGTCGACCATGCCGTGCGCGGGCGTCACCGCCTGGAACGCCATCTTCGAATCGAGCAACCAGGTCAAGCCGGGCGACACCGTGCTGCTGCTGGGCACCGGCGGGGTGTCGGTACTGGGCCTGCAACTGGCCCATGCGGCCGGATTGAAGACCATCATCACCTCGTCCAGCGACGCCAAGCTGCAGCGGGCGAAGGAACTGGGCGCGCAGCACACCATCAATTACCGCAATGTGCCGGAATGGCAGGAAGCCGTGCTGCGCGCCACGGCGGACGCCGGCGCCGACGTGGTGCTCGAAGTCGGCGGCCAGGGTACCGTCAACCGTTCGATCGCGGCCAGCGCCATGGGCGGCACGGTCGCCATCATCGGCGGCGTCAGCGGCTTCGGCGGCGAGGTGAATCCGGCATCGCTGCTGGCCGGCGCCAAGCGCATGGTCGGCATCTTCGTCGGCAGCCGCGCCATGCTGGAAGCGGTGATGCGCTTCGCCGACGGCGCCGCCCTGCAGCCGGTGATCGACCGCGTGTTCACCTTCGAGCAGGCGCCGGAAGCGTACCGCTACATGGCAGCCGGCGCCCACTTCGGCAAGGTGGTGATCGCGCTGGCGCCATAA
- the modC gene encoding molybdenum ABC transporter ATP-binding protein, giving the protein MADGVLVKLRIERSAFVLDVDLALPGCGITALFGPSGSGKSTCLRAIAGLERSARGRVVVGSEVWQDAATFVPTHRRALGYVFQEASLFTHLSVRANLEFGRKRVPARERRYTPEAVAELLGIAALLERRPAHLSGGERQRVAIARALLASPRLLLMDEPLAALDVRRKGEILPYLERLHDELSIPIIYVSHAPDEVARLADHLVLLDAGKVVASGPLQDTLARADLPPAFTDDAGVVLDTVLDGHEADDLSRLAFGDGVLHVGRRPEAPGTRLRCRIHARDVSLALERPAGTSILNLLPATVSATTPTDTPGHVLVQLRAGATPLLARITERSRRELDIVPGRQVWAQIKGVALLG; this is encoded by the coding sequence ATGGCGGATGGGGTACTGGTCAAGCTGCGCATCGAGCGCAGTGCGTTCGTGCTGGATGTCGACCTGGCCCTGCCGGGATGCGGCATCACCGCCCTGTTCGGACCGTCGGGTTCCGGCAAGAGCACGTGCCTGCGCGCGATCGCCGGGCTGGAGCGCTCGGCCCGCGGCCGCGTCGTCGTCGGCAGCGAGGTCTGGCAGGATGCCGCGACCTTCGTGCCCACGCACCGGCGCGCGCTCGGCTACGTGTTCCAGGAAGCCAGCCTGTTTACTCACCTGAGCGTGCGCGCCAATCTCGAATTCGGGCGCAAGCGGGTACCGGCGCGTGAACGCCGCTATACCCCGGAAGCGGTGGCCGAGTTGCTCGGCATCGCCGCCCTGCTGGAACGCCGGCCGGCGCACCTGTCGGGCGGCGAGCGCCAGCGCGTGGCGATTGCGCGCGCGCTGCTGGCGTCGCCACGCCTATTGCTGATGGACGAGCCGCTGGCCGCGCTCGACGTGCGCCGCAAGGGGGAAATCCTGCCCTACCTGGAGCGTTTGCACGACGAATTGTCGATCCCGATCATCTACGTCAGCCACGCCCCGGACGAGGTGGCGCGCCTGGCCGACCACCTGGTGCTGCTGGACGCCGGCAAGGTCGTCGCGAGCGGCCCGCTGCAGGACACCCTGGCGCGCGCCGACCTGCCGCCGGCCTTTACGGACGATGCCGGCGTGGTGCTGGACACGGTCCTGGACGGCCACGAAGCCGACGACTTGTCCCGCCTGGCATTCGGCGACGGCGTGCTGCACGTCGGCCGCCGCCCGGAAGCGCCGGGCACGCGCCTGCGCTGCCGCATCCACGCGCGCGACGTCAGCCTGGCGCTGGAACGCCCGGCCGGCACCAGCATCCTGAACCTGTTGCCCGCCACCGTGAGCGCCACCACGCCTACCGACACCCCCGGCCACGTGCTGGTGCAGCTGCGCGCGGGCGCCACGCCGCTGCTGGCGCGCATCACCGAACGCTCGCGCCGCGAACTCGACATCGTGCCCGGACGCCAGGTATGGGCGCAAATCAAAGGCGTGGCGCTGCTGGGTTGA
- the modB gene encoding molybdate ABC transporter permease subunit, whose product MDEADLAAVWLTLKLASTVTVLLLVAGTPIAWWLARTRSRLKPIVAATVALPLVLPPTVIGFYLLVALGPNGALGKLTSTLGLGLLPFTFAGLVVASVLYSMPFVVQPLQNAFEAVGERPLEVAATLRAGPWDTFWSVAVPLARPGFVTAAILGFAHTVGEFGVVLMIGGNIPDKTRVVSVQIYDHVEAVEYAQAHWLSGAMLAFSFIVLLTLYAFNPSSMKGRR is encoded by the coding sequence ATGGATGAAGCGGACCTGGCGGCGGTCTGGCTGACGCTGAAACTGGCGTCGACCGTCACCGTGCTGTTGCTGGTGGCCGGTACCCCGATCGCCTGGTGGCTGGCGCGCACCCGTTCGCGTCTAAAACCCATCGTGGCGGCCACGGTCGCGCTGCCGCTGGTATTGCCGCCGACGGTGATCGGCTTTTACCTGCTGGTGGCGTTGGGGCCGAACGGCGCCCTCGGCAAGCTCACTTCCACGCTCGGCCTGGGCTTGCTGCCCTTCACCTTCGCCGGGCTGGTGGTGGCGTCGGTGCTGTACTCGATGCCGTTCGTGGTACAGCCGCTGCAGAATGCCTTCGAAGCGGTCGGCGAGCGTCCGCTGGAAGTCGCGGCGACGCTGCGCGCCGGTCCCTGGGACACGTTCTGGTCGGTGGCGGTGCCGCTGGCCCGGCCCGGCTTCGTCACCGCCGCCATCCTCGGCTTTGCCCACACGGTCGGCGAATTCGGCGTGGTGCTGATGATCGGCGGAAACATCCCGGACAAGACGCGCGTGGTCTCGGTGCAGATCTACGACCACGTGGAAGCGGTGGAATATGCGCAGGCGCACTGGCTGTCCGGCGCCATGCTGGCGTTCAGCTTCATCGTGCTGCTGACGTTATATGCCTTCAATCCCTCGTCGATGAAGGGAAGGCGCTGA
- a CDS encoding TOBE domain-containing protein has translation MEQADEQRAQHGFALQGTVWMTVGDENFGGPGRIALLAKIAETGSISQAAKAIKMSYKAAWDAIDAMNNLAGEALVQRLAGGKGGGGTRLTPRGEQLVKNFKAVEQVHRDFVQQLNRQAAGIADDLALIGRLNIKTSARNQFFGTVCRVVKGAVNDEIELDIAGGQRLVAIVTRESTETLGLDIGRQAFALIKSSSVILVTDAEGARFSARNRLQGTISRLTPGAVNTEVVLDLPGDGTVAAVITNDSAAALGLAEGQQAMAMFKASSVIVGVPG, from the coding sequence ATGGAACAAGCTGACGAGCAGCGTGCGCAACACGGTTTCGCCCTGCAGGGCACGGTATGGATGACGGTGGGCGACGAGAATTTCGGCGGCCCGGGACGCATCGCACTGCTCGCCAAGATCGCCGAGACCGGGTCGATCAGCCAGGCAGCCAAGGCCATCAAGATGAGTTATAAAGCGGCCTGGGACGCCATCGACGCCATGAACAACCTGGCCGGCGAAGCGCTGGTGCAGCGCCTGGCCGGCGGCAAGGGCGGCGGCGGCACGCGCCTGACGCCGCGCGGCGAGCAGCTGGTCAAAAACTTCAAGGCGGTCGAGCAGGTCCACCGTGATTTCGTCCAGCAACTCAACCGCCAGGCGGCCGGTATCGCCGACGACCTCGCCCTGATCGGCCGCCTGAACATCAAGACCAGCGCCCGCAACCAGTTCTTCGGCACCGTCTGCCGCGTGGTAAAAGGCGCGGTCAACGACGAGATCGAGCTCGACATCGCCGGCGGCCAGCGCCTGGTCGCCATCGTCACCCGCGAGAGTACCGAAACCCTGGGCCTGGACATCGGCCGCCAGGCCTTCGCCCTCATCAAATCCTCGTCGGTGATCCTGGTGACCGATGCCGAAGGCGCGCGCTTTTCGGCGCGCAACCGCCTGCAGGGGACGATCTCGCGCCTGACGCCGGGCGCGGTGAATACCGAGGTCGTGCTCGACCTGCCCGGCGACGGCACCGTGGCGGCAGTCATCACCAACGACAGCGCCGCGGCGCTCGGCCTGGCCGAGGGACAGCAGGCGATGGCGATGTTCAAGGCCTCCAGCGTCATCGTCGGCGTGCCGGGCTGA
- a CDS encoding SDR family oxidoreductase: MRILLTGASGFIGRHLLHALLAEGHHVVCAERREHHVPTRPTAPDDPPHDARLGYIHADFAKDTDKSTWAARLQGIDAVVNTVGIFRESGAQRFDTLHKRTPRALFAACAESHDVHMVVQLSALGADEGADTAYHLSKKAADDYLASLPIRSCIVQPSLVYGADGLSARVFKAMASLPFALRLGDAPQLVQPVHVDDVVAAIVALLRQRLYVDHAHAPAAGANARRIALAGPQAMSFTDYLAALRAGMGMKRLRVLALPNGAARLLARGGRWLPGGLLDPDALRMLDRGNTADAAPMARLLGRPPRPVSAFVTDPGAERMRAKLDWLLPPLRWSIAAVWIVTAIVSAFIYPAADSFELLARSGIPDHLQPLMLYGAAALDALFGLALLFMKKRRWLWLAQLLLIGFYTIVIAIKLPEFLAHPYGPLLKNLPMLAAIWLLYELDGKEH, from the coding sequence ATGCGGATCCTGCTGACGGGCGCGAGCGGATTCATCGGACGGCACCTGCTGCACGCCTTGCTGGCCGAAGGCCACCACGTGGTGTGCGCCGAGCGCCGCGAGCATCATGTGCCGACCCGGCCAACCGCGCCGGACGATCCGCCGCACGATGCGCGCCTCGGCTACATCCATGCCGACTTCGCCAAGGATACCGACAAATCGACCTGGGCCGCGCGCCTGCAGGGCATCGACGCCGTGGTCAACACGGTCGGCATCTTCCGCGAGAGCGGCGCCCAGCGCTTCGACACCCTGCACAAGCGCACGCCGCGCGCGCTGTTCGCCGCCTGCGCCGAATCGCACGACGTGCACATGGTGGTGCAGCTGTCGGCGCTGGGCGCGGACGAGGGCGCCGACACGGCCTACCACCTGTCGAAAAAGGCGGCCGACGATTACCTGGCCTCGCTGCCGATCCGCTCCTGCATCGTCCAGCCCTCGCTGGTCTACGGCGCCGACGGCCTCAGCGCGCGCGTGTTCAAGGCCATGGCCTCGCTGCCGTTCGCGCTGCGCCTGGGCGACGCGCCGCAGCTGGTGCAGCCGGTACACGTCGACGACGTCGTCGCCGCCATCGTCGCCCTGCTGCGCCAGCGCCTGTACGTCGACCATGCGCACGCGCCGGCGGCCGGGGCCAACGCACGCCGCATCGCCCTGGCCGGGCCGCAGGCGATGTCCTTCACCGATTACCTGGCCGCGCTGCGCGCCGGCATGGGGATGAAACGCCTGCGCGTGCTGGCGCTGCCGAACGGCGCGGCGCGCCTGCTGGCGCGCGGCGGGCGCTGGCTGCCGGGCGGCCTGCTCGACCCCGACGCGCTGCGCATGCTCGACCGCGGCAACACCGCCGACGCGGCGCCGATGGCGCGCCTGCTGGGCCGCCCGCCGCGTCCCGTATCCGCGTTCGTCACCGATCCCGGCGCCGAACGCATGCGCGCCAAGCTGGACTGGCTGCTGCCGCCGCTGCGCTGGTCGATCGCGGCGGTATGGATCGTCACCGCGATCGTCTCGGCTTTTATCTATCCGGCCGCCGACAGTTTTGAACTCTTGGCGCGCAGCGGCATCCCGGACCACCTGCAGCCTTTGATGCTGTACGGCGCGGCGGCGCTGGACGCGCTGTTCGGGCTCGCCCTGCTGTTCATGAAAAAGCGGCGCTGGCTGTGGCTGGCGCAACTGCTCCTGATCGGTTTTTACACGATCGTGATCGCCATAAAACTGCCGGAGTTCCTGGCGCACCCGTATGGGCCGCTACTCAAGAACCTGCCAATGCTGGCGGCGATCTGGCTGCTGTACGAACTCGATGGAAAGGAACACTGA
- a CDS encoding MOSC domain-containing protein, whose product MDIGHIEAIALRSLAGAAPHPVAYAEAVPAHGLRGDLHADPLSPRQVLIADAGAYRDLALAPHALRENLLVNIDTARLHSGTILQFGTDVRLRLMFQCEACGRLDAIRPGLARAVGGRRGMLARVLAGGVLRPGDRVRDLGRLLPAWSDDWRLRVRQVLDAMPPGAVIEYKHLAHLAGVATTYCRAFPRMLKGLGPGYAAKAVSAQAAPDRPRWRGAGLFDDAAPASGPAPARLPAP is encoded by the coding sequence ATGGACATCGGACACATCGAAGCAATCGCCCTGCGTTCCCTTGCCGGCGCGGCGCCGCATCCGGTCGCGTATGCCGAAGCGGTGCCGGCGCACGGCCTGCGCGGCGACCTGCATGCCGATCCGCTTTCCCCGAGACAAGTGCTGATCGCCGATGCCGGCGCCTATCGCGACCTGGCCTTGGCGCCGCACGCGCTGCGCGAAAACCTGCTGGTGAACATCGATACCGCGCGCCTGCACTCGGGAACGATACTGCAGTTCGGCACCGACGTGCGGCTGCGCCTGATGTTCCAGTGCGAGGCGTGCGGCCGGCTGGATGCCATCCGCCCCGGCCTGGCGCGCGCAGTGGGAGGGCGGCGCGGCATGCTGGCGCGGGTGCTCGCCGGCGGCGTCCTGCGGCCGGGCGACCGGGTGCGCGACCTGGGCCGCCTGCTGCCGGCCTGGTCCGACGACTGGCGGCTACGGGTGCGGCAAGTACTGGACGCAATGCCGCCCGGTGCCGTGATCGAGTACAAGCACCTGGCGCACCTGGCCGGCGTGGCCACTACCTATTGCCGCGCCTTTCCGCGCATGCTGAAGGGACTGGGACCGGGGTACGCCGCCAAGGCGGTATCGGCGCAGGCTGCGCCGGACCGGCCGCGCTGGCGTGGCGCGGGGCTGTTCGACGATGCGGCGCCGGCTTCCGGGCCGGCGCCGGCACGCCTGCCGGCCCCGTGA
- a CDS encoding XdhC family protein has product MDSIDLEVLHACDQWLRAGYRCEYVTVVRTWGSSPRPQGATMAIRSDGLVVGSVSGGCIEDDLIAAVREHGIVRAAPEVLTYGISADEAHRFGLPCGGTIQLVVEPLAEHSRIGELLALAQRRVLTRRTLDLASGAVTLEGGGADEQLTMDRRTLVTIHGPRLRMLIIGAGQLSQFLAQIAAGLEYQVTVCDPREEYRGSWSLPGVEVVHEMPDDVVLGMKLDSRSAVIALTHDPKLDDMALMEALKTDAFYIGAIGSRVNNARRRERLREFDLSDAQIAKLHGPIGIYIGSKTPYEIAISILAELTAVKNGVPLPQQMTVEAGKAGAANLPANPHPLAHLPEGRSDARAALQANAGLGPQQESLRAA; this is encoded by the coding sequence ATGGACAGTATCGATCTCGAAGTGCTGCACGCTTGCGACCAGTGGTTGCGCGCGGGCTACCGCTGCGAATACGTGACCGTGGTGCGCACCTGGGGTTCGAGTCCGCGTCCGCAGGGCGCCACCATGGCGATCCGCTCGGACGGCCTGGTGGTCGGCTCGGTCTCCGGCGGCTGCATCGAGGACGACCTGATCGCGGCGGTGCGCGAACACGGCATCGTGCGCGCCGCGCCCGAAGTGCTCACCTACGGCATCAGCGCCGACGAGGCGCATCGCTTCGGCCTGCCGTGCGGCGGCACCATCCAGCTGGTGGTCGAGCCGCTCGCCGAGCACAGCCGCATCGGCGAACTGCTGGCGCTGGCGCAGCGGCGCGTGCTGACGCGGCGGACGCTCGACCTGGCCAGCGGCGCAGTCACGCTGGAGGGCGGCGGTGCCGACGAGCAGTTGACGATGGACCGGCGCACCCTGGTCACGATCCACGGGCCGCGCCTGCGCATGCTGATCATCGGCGCCGGCCAGCTGTCGCAATTTTTGGCCCAGATCGCGGCCGGCCTGGAATACCAGGTGACCGTGTGCGACCCGCGCGAGGAATACCGCGGCAGTTGGAGCCTGCCCGGCGTGGAAGTCGTGCACGAGATGCCGGACGACGTCGTGCTGGGCATGAAGCTGGATAGCCGCAGCGCCGTCATCGCATTGACGCACGACCCGAAACTGGACGACATGGCGCTGATGGAAGCGCTCAAGACCGATGCCTTTTATATCGGCGCGATCGGCTCGCGCGTGAATAACGCGCGCCGCCGCGAGCGCCTGCGCGAATTCGACCTGAGCGACGCGCAGATCGCCAAGCTGCACGGCCCGATCGGCATCTATATCGGCAGCAAGACGCCGTACGAGATCGCGATCTCGATCCTGGCCGAGCTCACCGCCGTCAAGAACGGGGTGCCGTTGCCGCAGCAGATGACGGTGGAAGCCGGCAAGGCGGGCGCCGCCAACCTGCCGGCCAATCCGCATCCGCTGGCGCACCTGCCGGAGGGGCGCAGCGATGCGCGTGCGGCGCTGCAGGCGAATGCCGGGCTGGGCCCGCAGCAAGAGTCGCTGCGGGCGGCTTGA
- a CDS encoding DUF2269 family protein produces the protein MDYVVLKWLHILSSTLLFGTGLGSAWYMLFANVSRDVRAIAVVSKYVVIADWLFTATTAVLQPATGLYMIHLAGYPLHSKWIMWSIALYVLAGACWLPVVWLQIRLRDIATQAAREGGDLPPLYWTYFKTWVALGIPAFIAFVLIFWFMVSKPM, from the coding sequence ATGGATTACGTGGTGCTCAAATGGCTGCACATCCTGTCCTCGACGCTGCTGTTCGGCACCGGCCTGGGCTCGGCCTGGTACATGTTGTTCGCCAATGTCAGCCGCGACGTGCGCGCCATCGCCGTGGTCAGCAAGTACGTGGTGATCGCCGACTGGCTGTTCACCGCCACCACCGCGGTGCTGCAGCCGGCCACCGGCTTGTACATGATCCACCTGGCCGGCTACCCGCTGCACAGCAAATGGATCATGTGGTCGATCGCGCTGTACGTGCTGGCCGGCGCCTGCTGGCTGCCGGTGGTGTGGCTGCAGATCCGCCTGCGCGACATCGCCACGCAGGCGGCGCGCGAGGGCGGCGACCTGCCGCCGCTGTACTGGACCTATTTTAAAACCTGGGTGGCGCTGGGGATTCCCGCCTTCATCGCCTTCGTCTTGATCTTCTGGTTCATGGTGTCCAAGCCGATGTGA
- a CDS encoding beta/gamma crystallin-related protein, translated as MKRLFAAAAVLAVCSQAALAGELTLFTDNDFRGARVTVQRDTPDLGRLGFNDRTSSIVVRSGVWEVCEHAGYGGQCAEFGPGEYRALPRFNDSISSVREVTRGGRGDRGDDRRGDWRGDRGPGWRGDRDDRDDRRGAYRDDRGPRGDAVQMFSAARFEGDRIGLSGDARLLGDFNDRAGSIVIREGRWEFCEHADFRGQCVVYGPGRYAFLDQLDHRISSMRRVR; from the coding sequence ATGAAACGCCTGTTTGCCGCTGCCGCCGTCCTGGCGGTATGTTCCCAAGCCGCCCTCGCCGGCGAGCTGACCCTGTTCACGGACAACGATTTCCGCGGCGCCCGCGTGACGGTGCAGCGCGACACGCCCGACCTGGGCCGCCTCGGCTTCAACGACCGTACCTCCAGCATCGTGGTGCGCTCGGGCGTCTGGGAAGTGTGCGAACACGCCGGCTACGGCGGCCAGTGCGCCGAGTTCGGCCCGGGCGAATACCGCGCGCTGCCGCGCTTCAACGACAGTATCTCGTCGGTGCGTGAAGTCACGCGCGGCGGCCGCGGCGATCGCGGTGACGACCGCCGCGGCGACTGGCGCGGCGACCGCGGCCCCGGCTGGCGCGGCGACCGTGACGATCGTGACGACCGCCGTGGCGCCTACCGCGACGACCGCGGCCCACGCGGCGACGCCGTCCAGATGTTTTCCGCCGCGCGTTTCGAAGGCGACCGCATCGGCCTGTCCGGCGACGCCCGCCTGCTGGGCGACTTCAACGACCGCGCCGGCTCGATCGTCATCCGCGAAGGCCGCTGGGAATTCTGCGAACACGCCGATTTCCGCGGCCAGTGCGTGGTCTACGGCCCAGGCCGCTACGCCTTCCTGGACCAGCTGGACCACCGCATCTCCTCGATGCGCCGCGTGCGCTGA
- a CDS encoding glutaminyl-peptide cyclotransferase, which translates to MKPFISFALASLFAATTLLPATAPAQSAAPQSAASQSSIPIYGFVVKNTYPHDPQAFTQGLFFKDGHLFETTGQKGQSSLRRVDLKSGKVLQKKDLAPEYFGEGSTAVGDNIVGLTWTSNVGFIYDAHSFALKSRFNYKGEGWGLASDARAVYMSDGSFEIRVLDPKTLDEQRRIRVTADGKPLTQLNELEVVDGELYANVWGSDVIARIDPASGNVVGWINLSGLLPPDKRGTASVDAVLNGIAWDARQRRLYVTGKLWPKLFEIELVKMQR; encoded by the coding sequence ATGAAACCATTTATTTCCTTCGCCCTCGCTTCCCTCTTTGCCGCCACCACGCTGCTGCCGGCCACTGCCCCGGCCCAGTCCGCCGCCCCGCAATCGGCCGCTTCCCAGTCGAGCATTCCGATCTATGGTTTCGTGGTCAAGAACACCTACCCGCACGACCCGCAGGCGTTCACGCAGGGGCTGTTCTTCAAGGACGGCCACCTGTTCGAGACCACCGGCCAGAAGGGCCAGTCCTCGCTGCGCCGGGTCGACCTCAAGAGTGGCAAGGTGCTGCAAAAGAAGGACCTGGCGCCCGAGTACTTCGGCGAAGGCTCGACCGCGGTGGGAGACAATATCGTCGGCCTGACCTGGACCTCGAACGTCGGTTTTATTTACGACGCCCACAGCTTCGCCCTCAAGAGCCGTTTCAACTACAAGGGCGAAGGCTGGGGCCTGGCCAGCGACGCGCGCGCCGTCTACATGAGCGACGGCAGCTTTGAAATCCGCGTGCTCGATCCGAAGACGCTGGACGAGCAGCGCCGCATCCGCGTGACGGCGGACGGCAAGCCGCTCACCCAGCTCAACGAACTGGAAGTGGTGGACGGCGAACTGTACGCCAACGTCTGGGGCAGCGACGTCATCGCGCGCATCGACCCCGCCAGCGGCAACGTGGTCGGCTGGATCAACCTGAGCGGCCTGCTGCCGCCGGACAAGCGCGGCACCGCCTCGGTCGACGCCGTCCTCAACGGCATCGCCTGGGACGCCAGGCAGCGCCGCCTATACGTAACCGGCAAGCTGTGGCCGAAGCTGTTCGAGATCGAACTGGTGAAAATGCAGCGTTGA
- the modA gene encoding molybdate ABC transporter substrate-binding protein gives MKRIAGLLAAISLAAGVPGLAQAADVQVAVAANFTAPMQKIAAAFEQDTGNKAVLAFGATGKFYAQITNGAPFEVLLAADDETPARLEQEKHTVPGTRFTYATGKLVLWSARENYVDGQGKVLQTGSFDHLSIANPKAAPYGAAAVETLKKLNLYERLQPKIVQGENIAQAQQFVASGNAPLGFVALSQVSKDGKFTSGSGWIVPASMHSPIRQDAVILTKGSDNPAARALLDYLKSDKAKGIIRSYGYEL, from the coding sequence ATGAAACGCATTGCCGGCCTGCTGGCCGCTATCTCGCTGGCTGCCGGCGTTCCTGGCCTGGCACAAGCTGCCGACGTGCAAGTGGCGGTGGCCGCCAATTTTACCGCGCCCATGCAAAAGATCGCGGCGGCATTCGAGCAGGACACCGGCAACAAGGCGGTGCTGGCGTTCGGCGCCACCGGCAAGTTCTATGCGCAGATCACCAACGGCGCGCCGTTCGAGGTGCTGCTGGCGGCCGACGACGAAACCCCGGCGCGCCTGGAGCAGGAAAAGCACACCGTGCCCGGCACCCGTTTTACGTATGCCACCGGCAAGCTGGTGCTGTGGTCGGCGCGTGAAAACTATGTCGATGGCCAGGGCAAGGTGCTGCAGACCGGCAGTTTCGATCACCTGTCGATCGCCAATCCGAAGGCGGCCCCGTACGGCGCCGCTGCGGTCGAGACCCTGAAAAAGCTGAACCTGTACGAGCGCCTGCAGCCCAAAATCGTACAAGGAGAGAATATCGCGCAAGCCCAGCAGTTCGTCGCCAGCGGCAATGCGCCGCTCGGCTTCGTGGCGCTGTCGCAGGTGTCGAAGGACGGCAAGTTCACTTCCGGCTCGGGCTGGATCGTGCCGGCCTCGATGCACAGCCCGATCCGCCAGGATGCGGTGATCCTGACCAAGGGCTCGGACAACCCGGCCGCGCGTGCCCTGCTGGATTACCTGAAATCGGACAAGGCCAAGGGCATCATCCGTTCGTACGGCTACGAGCTGTAA